The sequence ATTTCCACCACGACGCGGAGACGGATTTTGAGCCATCATGCGCCCTTGATATCCGGCGACCGGCGCAACCGGCCGGCCTCTGCTGCTGCCCGATCGGCAAATGAGTGTGAGGTGCGTTGCAGGGCGCACCATATCGCGGCGACGGCGCAGGGGTCGCGGCGCGTCGTCATTTCTCATCGAACAGATGCGGCGCGCGCAACGCGGCTGGCGCGCATGCGGACCAGCAAACACGGAGATGTAGGATGAAGGTCGGAGATAGGCATTACCGCTCGATCTGGCGAGATGCGCAGACGGGTGCGGTCGAGATCATCGATCAGCGCTGGCTGCCCCATGAGTTCAACTGTGTCCAGCTCGACGCGCTGCAGGATTTCGCCACCGCAATCCGCGACATGTGGGTCAGGGGCGCGCCCCTGATCGGGGCGACCGCCGCCTATGGTGTCGCCTGCCAGATGGCACGTGACCCCTCGGATGCCGCTTTGGGCGACGCGTTCGATACGCTGCATGCGACGCGCCCGACCGCGATCAACCTGCGATGGGCGCTGGAGGACATGCGCGCCCTGCTGTCCCGCCAGCCCGAGAGCAAGCGGGCCGAGGCCGCGTTTGCAAGGGCCGACCAGATCGCCGACGAGGATGTCGAGACCAACCGCCTGATCGGTCTGCACGGTCTTGAAATCGTGCGCGAAATCGCGGCCACAAAAGCCCCGGGCGAGGCGGTCAACATCCTGACCCATTGCAACGCCGGCTGGCTGGCGACGGTGGATTGGGGCACCGCCACATCGCCCATGTATCACGCCCATGCCGCCGGAATCCCGATCCATGTCTGGGTCGACGAGACCCGCCCCCGCAACCAGGGCGCGCAGCTTACGGCCTGGGAAATGGTCGGGGCCGGCATTCCGCACCACCTGATCGTGGACAATGCCGGCGGGCATCTGATGCAGCACGGGCTTGTCGATCTGGTCATCACCGGCACGGACCGAACCACCGCATCGGGCGATGTCTGCAACAAGATCGGCACCTATCTCAAGGCGCTGGCCGCCCATGACAATGGCGTGCCGTTCTACGTGGCGCTTCCGTCCTCGACGATCGACTGGCAGGTCCATGACGGTGTGGCCGAGATCCCGATTGAGGAGCGTTCAGGGCGTGAGGTCACCCATGTCTTCGGCCGCGGCGAAGATGGTCGGACCCAATTCGTCCAGATCTCTCCCGACGGCACACCGGGCGGCAATCCGGCCTTCGACGTTACGCCGGCACGGCTGGTGACGGGGCTGATCACCGAACGCGGCGTCGCACGCCCCAGCCGCGACGGTTTGCTGGAACTGTTCCCCGAGCGCCGCAACGCCGGCTAAGCCCAGGCCCGGCGGGCGGGCAACACATAGGGCGAACCGCACCGCGATACCGCCGCGCGCGTCGCTTGGTGGTGCCCCCAGAGGGTTGTTCAGTTCCCGTTACAGGCACCCTCGCCGTCGATAGCCTCAGTGTTTGCAGGGATATCTGAAGGGTCGAACGGGCGTCAACAGGCGCTTCTTGTCCTACGGTTTGTCCTACGGTCACTTATGGATCGTATGGGGTTGCTTTCCGGGGCCGACAGGCAGTCAGATGCGATGTCTGGATCGGGGGCTTCCGCACAGAAAACTGCGCCTTCGGCGGTTTTCTGAGCGTCGCCGGTTCCGCCCCCGATCATCTACATCAGTCTGCTAAGCATCTGCATCCTGTCGCTTCCTACAGGCTTGCTCAATGTCGGCCATAGGATGCCATAGGGGCGTCTGTACGATTGACCTTCCCCCGCGATTAGGGCCGGGTTGATCCAGAATCTTCCGGTTGGTTTTGAGTGTTAAGCGGCAGCGTGGAGACCGCAAGAGTCTCAAGCGCTGGCGCGGTGGTTTTTATCAGGAACTCCGTTGGGGTTAGGTATCCGAGCGCCGAATGCGGGCGCTTGGTGTTGTAGTGGCTGCGCCATCGTCCGATTTCCTCGCGTGCGTGGTGCAGTGATCGGAACCAGTGAAGGTTCAGGCACTCATCCCGGAACTTGCCATTGAAACTCTCCACGAAGGCGTTTTGCACTGGCTTGCCGGGCTCGATGAACCGCAGGCGCACACCGGTTCGCTCGGACCAGTCGAACATGGCCTTGCTGGTGCCTTCTGGGCCGTTGTCGAGGATGATCTCCTCCGGGAGGCCCATGCGAAGGGCCAGATCATCGAGGAACCGTGCTACGCGTGCCCCAGGGATCGACACGTCGACAATCTGGCCGGGACAGAACCGGCTGTGGTCGTCGACGACGTTGAGCACCCGGAACCTTCGACAATCAGCGAGCTGGTCGCTGACGAAGTCCAAGGACCATCGTTGCATTGGCCTTTCCGGCACCTGCGGCGCGACGCGATCGCGCCTAGGCAGCTTGCGGCGCTTCTTGGTACGAACCTGCAAGCCATGCTCGGTGTAGAGCCGATACGTGCGCTTGTGGTTCATGACCAGGCCTTCGCGTCGCAACATGGCGTGCAGGCGCAGATAGCCGTAGCGTCGGTTCTCAGACGCCAATTCCTTCATGCGCTTGATCGCCGCCTCATCGTCCTTTGGCAGTGGTTGGTACTGCTGCACCGACCGCGCCAAGCCGACAATCCGGCACGCGCGCCGCTCGCTGAACCCACGCTCGGTCATCAGAAAGCCCACAGCTCGTCGCTTCGCCATGGGCTTACCAATGTTTTTGCAGCAGATCCTTCATCGCGGACATATCCAGCATTTGGTCTGCAACGATCCGTTTCAGCTTGGCGTTCTCAGCTTCCAAGGCTCTCAGACGCTTGGTATCGCCAGCCTCCATGCCGCCGTACTTCTTACGCCAGCTGTAGAACGTGGCTGAACTGATGCCGTGGCGTCGACAGATGTCGTCCGTCTTCGCGCCTGCCTCACTCTCCTTCAGCACGCCGATGATCTGTTCTTCTGTGAAACGCTTCCGCCTCATGGGTCTTCCTCCTTCATCCATTCAAAGGTGGAAAATTCCAGTTCGCAATGGCCCGGATATCAGGGGGAAGGTCAATACCAGTATTCATCAAGCTGCTGTGCGGCCCTCGTGGCTCGTGAGGCGGCTACTGCCGATGAACGCGTCCGGAGAGAGTACGAGATCTTGCTAGCCGAGTAGTACTTCCGAAGGTCTCGGGGCACCCTCCGCTCGAAATAGTAGATGTTGTTCTTGGTGAACGAAAAGGGGACCGAAATGTCATACGCCATGTCCTACGCCCGCGCAGTTTCCACAGTAAACTGAGGGATATCAATGCGTTGGCGAGATGAGTGGTGCCCCCAGAGAGACTCGAACTCCCGACCCTCTGATTACAAATCAGATGCTCGCTTTTCAGAAAGTCGCCCAAGGCCTTATTTTTATTATATTTTTCAGACTGTTAATGGAAATTTTTTTTTCAAAACAACTATAGCATTCCCGCTAATACCGGCATTTTCCCATGCTTTCCCAACCCGAGAACACACAGATTACACATGGACAGTAACAAACCAATCTGGGCTAGAGAATTGTTTTCATTACAAACTTCAAACTGGGCCACTCTTAATCGAACGACGCACACACAACAAGGAGACTGAATGCCCCCAAGAGACGCAAAAACTCCTCTCTCCCGCCTGATTGCAGAACGCCGTTTGGCACTGCACTTGTCCGAAAACGATCTGTTGATCCTTCTTGGGTACAAGGACCTCAACAAGGGCCGACAACGACTTGCTGCCTTCAACGATGCCCGGGGCTTGGAAGGTATCAAGCATCTTGAGAAGTCACTTGCCGAAGCACTTG comes from Roseibacterium elongatum DSM 19469 and encodes:
- the mtnA gene encoding S-methyl-5-thioribose-1-phosphate isomerase encodes the protein MKVGDRHYRSIWRDAQTGAVEIIDQRWLPHEFNCVQLDALQDFATAIRDMWVRGAPLIGATAAYGVACQMARDPSDAALGDAFDTLHATRPTAINLRWALEDMRALLSRQPESKRAEAAFARADQIADEDVETNRLIGLHGLEIVREIAATKAPGEAVNILTHCNAGWLATVDWGTATSPMYHAHAAGIPIHVWVDETRPRNQGAQLTAWEMVGAGIPHHLIVDNAGGHLMQHGLVDLVITGTDRTTASGDVCNKIGTYLKALAAHDNGVPFYVALPSSTIDWQVHDGVAEIPIEERSGREVTHVFGRGEDGRTQFVQISPDGTPGGNPAFDVTPARLVTGLITERGVARPSRDGLLELFPERRNAG
- a CDS encoding IS3 family transposase (programmed frameshift) gives rise to the protein MRRKRFTEEQIIGVLKESEAGAKTDDICRRHGISSATFYSWRKKYGGMEAGDTKRLRALEAENAKLKRIVADQMLDMSAMKDLLHKNIGKPMAKRRAVGFLMTERGFSERRACRIVGLARSVQQYQPLPKDDEAAIKRMKELASENRRYGYLRLHAMLRREGLVMNHKRTYRLYTEHGLQVRTKKRRKLPRRDRVAPQVPERPMQRWSLDFVSDQLADCRRFRVLNVVDDHSRFCPGQIVDVSIPGARVARFLDDLALRMGLPEEIILDNGPEGTSKAMFDWSERTGVRLRFIEPGKPVQNAFVESFNGKFRDECLNLHWFRSLHHAREEIGRWRSHYNTKRPHSALGYLTPTEFLIKTTAPALETLAVSTLPLNTQNQPEDSGSTRP
- a CDS encoding DUF6538 domain-containing protein, with amino-acid sequence MAYDISVPFSFTKNNIYYFERRVPRDLRKYYSASKISYSLRTRSSAVAASRATRAAQQLDEYWY